One region of Glycine max cultivar Williams 82 chromosome 9, Glycine_max_v4.0, whole genome shotgun sequence genomic DNA includes:
- the LOC100812111 gene encoding uncharacterized protein produces MEAKSLLKGSSLKPSYPIHKLSKTTMMTPNCVRFSFNYNSCLIFANGYPSSSLPLSLQNKPRKSASVVVSARRKDKKEDTHSSVPKPDEVTGFFPEAVLLKKRTVEEEGKLLPEFEDADERELFEALMLELDSDMDVDILRHYEVMYLIHEKHEEEVVAVNEKIQDFLREKKGQVWRLNDWGMRRLAYKIKKANNAHYMLINFELDAKYINDFKTLLDQDERVIRHLVIKRDEAITEDCPPPPDFHTLRGNADDDEDEEFDEDYDGDWDGEDEEDGDEGEDDIIFVDGDEDDIDSRKQTSANVRQPDIRKLRAENVSR; encoded by the exons ATGGAGGCAAAGTCACTGCTCAAGGGTTCATCACTTAAACCTTCTTATCCCATCCATAAGCTTTCAAAAACCACGATGATGACACCCAACTGCGTTAGATTCAGTTTCAACTACAACTCATGCCTCATATTCGCAAATGGGTAcccttcttcttcacttccacttTCTCTTCAGAATAAGCCCAGAAAATCGGCATCAGTGGTTGTGAGTGCCCGAAGGAAAGACAAGAAAGAAGATACCCATAGCTCTGTTCCCAAACCCGACGAGGTCACTGGTTTCTTCCCCGAAGCTGTGCTCCTTAAAAAG AGAACAGTTGAGGAAGAAGGGAAGCTTCTCCCGGAGTTTGAAGATGCTGATGAAA GAGAACTCTTTGAAGCGCTGATGCTTGAGCTGGATAGTGATATGGATGTTGATATAT TGCGCCACTATGAGGTTATGTACTTAATTCATGAGAAGCATGAAGAGGAGGTTGTAGCTGTCAATGAGAAAATTCAAG ACTTTTTGAGGGAGAAGAAAGGTCAGGTTTGGAGATTGAATGATTGGGGTATGAGAAGGCTagcttacaaaataaaaaaagctaaCAATGCCCACTACATGTTGATAAACTTTGAGTTGGATGCCAAATATATCAACGATTTCAAGACTCTGTTGGACCAAGATGAAAGAGTTATTCGGCATCTGGTGATAAAGAGGGATGAGGCAATCACTGAAGATTGCCCTCCTCCTCCGGATTTTCATACACTGCGTGGAAATGCAGATGATGATGAGGACGAAGAATTTGATGAAGATTATGATGGTGACTGGGATGGTGAAGATGAGGAGGATGGCGATGAAGGCGaggatgatattatttttgtagaTGGTGATGAAGATGATATAGATTCTAGAAAACAGACATCAGCAAATGTTAGACAACCAGATATAAGAAAATTGAGGGCTGAGAACGTAAGTAGGTAA
- the LOC100814963 gene encoding desiccation-related protein PCC13-62 produces the protein MAPQISRGRVSIVVLLASLVLPLLFPECYYSSVFIASAAAPESDVDLLEFPLNLEYLEAEFFLFGSLGYGLDVVAPNLTEGGPPPIGARLARLDSLVRDIILQFGFQEVGHLRAIKSTVRGFPRPLLDLSTASFAKVMNSAFGRPLVPPFDPYANSINYLLASYVIPYVGLTGYVGANPLLQNATSKRLVAGLLGVESGQDAVIRALLYEYRTLSVQPYNVTVAEFTNRISMLRNNLGGSGLKDEGLVVPREQGAEGRVTGNILVGDKDSLSYPRTPREILRIIYGGGDEHVPGGFYPKGASGRIAKYYLKTT, from the exons ATGGCACCTCAAATTTCAAGAGGCAGAGTCTCTATTGTTGTTTTGCTAGCCTCTCTTGTCCTCCCACTACTTTTTCCGGAATGTTATTATTCTTCTGTGTTCATTGCAAGTGCAGCAGCCCCAGAATCAGATGTTGATCTGTTAGAATTTCCCTTAAACTTAGAATACTTGGAGGCTGAATTTTTCTTGTTTGGGTCTTTGGGTTATGGATTGGATGTGGTTGCTCCAAATTTAACTGAGGGAGGACCCCCTCCCATTGGTGCCAGATTGGCCAGACTTGACAGCCTTGTCAGGGATATCATCTTGCAGTTTGGTTTCCAGGAAGTTGGACACTTGAG GGCCATAAAGAGCACAGTGAGAGGGTTTCCTAGGCCATTGCTGGATCTAAGCACAGCATCTTTTGCCAAAGTAATGAATAGTGCATTTGGGCGACCTCTGGTTCCTCCCTTTGATCCCTATGCTAATTCGATCAACTATCTGCTTGCATCTTATGTGATTCCCTATGTTGGCCTCACTGGTTATGTTGGTGCTAATCCACTGTTGCAAAATGCTACTTCCAAGAGG CTTGTTGCAGGGCTTCTGGGAGTAGAGTCCGGGCAAGATGCAGTTATTCGAGCATTATTGTATGAATATCGAACGTTATCGGTACAACCATACAATGTGACTGTGGCAGAGTTCACAAATCGCATATCAATGCTTAGGAACAACCTAGGAGGTTCAGGTTTGAAAGATGAGGGTCTTGTGGTGCCTAGAGAGCAAGGTGCTGAGGGTAGAGTCACCGGCAACATTCTTGTTGGCGACAAAGATTCACTGTCATATCCCAGGACTCCAAGGGAAATATTAAGGATAATATATGGAGGAGGTGATGAACATGTTCCCGGTGGCTTCTATCCCAAAGGAGCAAGTGGTAGAATAGCTAAATATTACTTGAAAACTACCTAA
- the LOC100817621 gene encoding desiccation-related protein PCC13-62-like isoform X1, with translation MAPYISRDRASIFVLLASLVLPFILLDYSSSVLFASAKSPKSKDADLLEFALNLEYLEAEFFLFGALGHGLDVVAPNLTGGGPLPIGAKKVELDDLTNDVILQFAFQEVGHLRAIKSKVTGFPRPLLDLSSKSFAKLMDNAFGKPLVPPFDPYANSLNFIIASYVIPYVGLTGYVGANRLLESATSRELVAGLLGVESGQDAILRELLYERKEQLVPPYGVAVEEFTNRISILRSKLGNRGLKDEGIVVPFGLGAEGKVRGNILAGDVNSLAYSRTPEEILRIVYGSGDEHVCGGFYPIGASGQIAQSYLN, from the exons ATGGCACCTTACATTTCTAGAGATAGAGcctctatttttgttttacttgCCTCACTAGTCCTTCCCTTTATTCTCCTGGACTATTCTTCTTCTGTGTTGTTTGCAAGTGCAAAATCCCCAAAATCCAAGGATGCTGATTTGTTAGAATTTGCTCTCAATTTGGAATACTTAGAGGCTGAGTTTTTCTTGTTTGGGGCTTTGGGGCATGGATTAGATGTAGTTGCTCCAAACCTAACTGGGGGAGGACCCCTTCCCATTGGTGCCAAAAAGGTTGAACTTGACGATCTTACCAATGATGTCATCTTGCAGTTTGCTTTTCAGGAAGTTGGACACTTAAG GGCTATAAAGAGCAAAGTGACAGGGTTCCCTAGGCCATTGTTGGATCTAAGCTCAAAATCTTTTGCCAAACTAATGGACAATGCATTTGGGAAACCTCTGGTTCCTCCCTTTGATCCCTATGCTAATTCCCTCAACTTTATAATTGCATCTTATGTGATTCCCTATGTTGGCCTCACTGGTTATGTTGGTGCCAATCGACTACTGGAAAGTGCTACTTCTAGGGAG CTTGTTGCGGGGCTTCTAGGAGTAGAGTCTGGACAAGATGCAATTTTAAGAGAATTGTTGTATGAACGTAAAGAACAGTTGGTGCCACCGTACGGAGTGGCCGTGGAAGAGTTCACAAACCGCATTTCTATACTTAGGAGCAAGTTAGGAAACAGAGGTTTGAAAGATGAAGGTATTGTTGTGCCTTTTGGACTCGGTGCCGAGGGTAAAGTTAGAGGTAACATTCTTGCTGGTGACGTAAACTCACTGGCATATTCAAGGACTCCAGAAGAAATATTAAGGATAGTATATGGAAGTGGTGATGAACATGTTTGTGGTGGTTTCTATCCTATAGGAGCAAGTGGTCAAATAGCTCAATCTTACTTAAATTAA